CAAGTAAGAATGATCCAGGACGAGGATGAGTTTCGTCGTGAAGCCTACCTGGAAATTTTTGATAGAACCAACCGGAGCCATGTCGTGATGGTCATTGAGCTGCTTAGCCCTGAGAATAAGCATGGCAAGGGGCGGGAAGAGTACCAGCGTAAGCAACAAGCAGTCCTTCAGAGTCAGGCACATCTGCTGGAGATTGACCTCCTTCGTGGGGGAGAGCATACGGTTGCTGCTCCTCGGGAGGGAGCACTCGCTCTGGGGAGCTACTCCTATCTCCTGAGCCTTGCCAATGCCCAAGAACCGGGCAAGATTCTGCTCTGGCGCATCGGACTTGCCGACCGCCTTCCCATGCTAGAGCTTCCTCTCACCGCTGATGTCCCACCCTTCACGCTCGATCTTCAGGCCGTCTTCGACCGCTGCTACGACGAAAACCGCTACGCGGAGCTCCTCGAAGTTGCCTACACCCAGTCCGCTGAACCCACCTTCACTGAGGAAGAAGCCGCTTGGTCACACGAGTGTCTGGAGGGCTACGTGGTATCCTAGCTCTCGGCTATGAGCGATTTAGAGACAGAGATTGCGCGGCGGCGCACGTTTGCCATTATCTCCCACCCCGACGCGGGAAAGACGACTCTGACGGAGAAGCTACTTCTCTACGGGGGCGCGATTCAGCTCGCGGGGTCGGTGACGGCGAAGAAGAACCGGCGGCAGGCGACCTCGGACTGGATGGAGCTGGAGAAGCAGCGCGGCATCTCGATCACGTCCACCGTGCTCCAGTTCGAGTACGACGGCTGCGTGCTGAATCTCTTGGACACGCCGGGCCACCAGGACTTCTCCGAGGACACGTACCGGACTCTGGTTGCCGCCGATAGCGCCGTGATGCTGATCGACAACGCCCGCGGTGTCGAGCCGCAGACCATCAAGCTCTTTGCGGTCTGCCGCCAGCGCGGGATTCCGATCTTCACGTTTATCAATAAGATGGACCGCCCCGGCCTCGACCCGCTGGACCTGATGGCCAACCTTGAGGAGGTGCTGGGGATTCGCTCCGCGCCGGTCTTCTGGCCGATTGGCGATGGCGACCAGTTCCAGGGCGTGTATGATCGCCAGAGTAGCCAGCTCCACTTGTACGACCGCGTCCAGCACGGTGCCAACAAGGCTCCCGTTCGCATTGTCGATCTAAGCGACCCGACTCTCGATGAGATTATCGGCAGTGGCCCGGCGCAGAAGCTCCGCGACGATATCGAGCTGCTGGATGTGGCCGGCGAGCCGCTCGACCCGGAGCGCATTGCCAAGGGCGAGATCACGCCGCTGTTCTTTGGGAGCGCGGTCACGAACTTCGGGGTCGAGCGGTTCCTGAAGCGCTTTATCGACCTCGCACCCACCCCGACCTCGCGCCCGGCCCAGGGCGGGGAGATCGAGCCCAGTGAGCCGGAGTTCCGGGGCTTTGTCTTTAAGATCCAGGCCAACATGGACCCGAACCACCGCGACCGGGTGGCGTTTCTGCGCGTGGTCTCGGGGCGCTTTGAGCGCGATATGGTCGCCCTGAATCCCCGCTCCAAGAAGTCCGTGCGCCTGACACGCCCACAGAAGCTCTTTGCCTCGGACCGGGAGACGGTCGATGTGGCCTACCCGGGCGACATTATCGGCCTCACCAACCCTGGTGTCTTCCAGCTCGGCGACACGGTCTGCACGGGGGCTCCGGTGCAGTTCCGGGGCTTTCCACGCTTCGCCCCCGAGCACTTTGGGGTCCTGCGCAACCGGAAGTCCGAGAAGTATAAGCAGTTCCAAAAAGGAATCGAGCAGCTCTCGGAGGAAGGTGTCGTGCAGCTCTTCCACGAGATCAACGCCGGGCGCACCGAGCCGATCCTGGGCGTGGTCGGGCAGCTCCAGTTCGAGGTGATCCAGTTCCGGCTGATCTCCGAGTACGGGGTCGAGACCAGCCTGGACCGCCTGCCCTACGGCCATGCACGCTGGATTCAGGGCCCCGAAGACGCCCTCCGCGAGGTCTACTGGGGCATGGGCACCCGCCGGGTCGAGGACAGCTTCGGCAACTTTGTCTGCCTGTTTGAGAGCCAGTGGGGGATGAACCATATTATCGAGAACAACCCCAAGCTGCGCTTTCTCTCCACCGCGCTCGATCTCTCGGAGTCTCAGGAAGCGGCCGGCGCGTGAGAGTCGCGCTGGTCACGGGGGCCGGGAGCGGGGTGGGGCGCGCGGTCGCCGTGGCGCTGGCGCAAGAGGGCTTCTCGGTGGCGCTGGTGGGGCGACGGCGGGAGAAGCTCGAAGAGACCGCGGCGCTCACCGGCGGACGCATCTTTGTCGGGGATGCCAGTGACCCCGTGGCGATGGAGCGCGTGCTCGCGGAGCTTGGCCCGGTCTCGGTGCTGGTCAACAACGCGGGGGTCCACAATGGCTTCGACAAGATCACCGAGAGCGACCCGGAGCGCTGGCGTCAGACCCTGCTGACCAATGTCTACGCGCCCTACCTGCTCTCCCGTCTTTGTGCACCGGGGATGAAGGCGCTGGGCTGGGGACGTCTGATCCAGGTCAGCTCCGCCGCGGGCTTCGCCCCGCCCGACGGCCCCGGCGCGGACTACATTCTCTCGAAGTACACCCTTAACTTCTTCACGCGCCAGCTCGCCGCCGAGCTGGTCGGCAGCGAGCTCTCGTGCTGCGCGATCCATCCCGGCGAGGTCAAGACCGAGATGTGGGAAGACATTAAAGACTTTGGCGGCATGCCCGGCTGGGCCGAGCTGGTCGAGCGCACCGGCGGCGACCCGCCCGAGAAAGCCTCCGAGCTAGTCTGCAAGATTGTCGCCGCCCCGGCAAGCGAGACCAACGGGAAGTTTCTCTGGATCGAGGGCGGCATCCAAGCCCCCCGGTTTACGTGGTAGATCACCTCTCCCCCAGCCCCTCACCTAAAGGCAAGGGGAGTAAGACCCCTCCCTGAAGCCCCTCCCTTGCCTTTAGGTGAGGGAGGGGTGGCTGAGCCGTGCGAAGCCGGGGTGGGAGAGGTTAGTAGCTCCGCGCAAACAGGACTTGCTGGGTGGCGGGCTGGCCGGTGAGCACGCAGACCCCCTCGCCGCCGGGCTGGTCCAGCGGGATGCAGCGGATGGTCGCCTTGAGCTCGGTCTGGATCTTGTCTTCGTCCTCGCGCGAGCCGGCCCACCAGGCGCGGGCAAAGCCGGTCTCGACTGCGGCCGCGAGCTCGGTGTAGTTGGCGACATCGACCACGTGGCTATCGCGGAAGGCCTTGGCGCGCTCGTAGAGGGCGGCTTGGATCTCTTCCAAAAGCTGCGGCAGGGTCTCGGGGAGCTCGGCCCAGCTGACAAAGCGCTTGCCTTCCTTGCCTGGACGGTCCCGGCGGCCCAGCACGACTGTCTGGTTGGCGACATCGCGCGGCCCGATCTCGATCCGCACCGGGATGCCTTTGACCTCCCACTCGTTGAACTTAAAGCCCGGCGTGACGTTATCCCGCGCGTCGATCTTGACACGGGCCTTATCGCCAATCGCCGCCTTGAGCTGCTCCGCAGCGGCCAGAGTGGCGGCTTTTTCGTCGTCGGTCTTGTAGATCGGGACGATCACCGCTTGGGTCGGGGCGAGGCGCGGCGGCAGCACGAGGCCGTCGTCGTCGGAGTGCGCCATGATCAGCGCCCCGACGAGGCGGGTCGAGACACCCCACGACGTTGTCCAGGCGTACTCGATCTCGTTCTGGTTCTGGCCCTGGAATTTAATTTCGAACGCCTTGGCGAAGTTCTGCCCCAGGTTGTGGCTCGTGCCCGCCTGGAGCGCCTTGCCGTCCTGCATCATCGCCTCGATCGCGTAGGTGCGTAGTGCGCCTGCGAACTTCTCCTTGTCGGTCTTGAGCCCCTTGAAGACCGGAATGGCCATGACATTCTCCACAAAGTCCGAGTAGACCTCATGAAGAATCTTCAGGGTCTCCTCCTCGGCCTCATCGTGGGTGGCGTGGGCGGTGTGGCCCTCCTGCCAGAGGAACTCGGCGGTGCGCAGAAACGGGCGCGTGCGCAGCTCCCAGCGCACGACATTAGCCCACTGGTTGATGAGCAGCGGCAGGTCGCGCCAGGACTGTACCCAGCGCGAGAAGCTATCCCCGATAATCGCCTCGGAGGTCGGGCGGACCACCAGCGGCTCCTCCAGCGGCGCGGCCGGAACCAGCCCGCCCTTGCCATCGCTCTCCAGCCTATGATGGGTCACCACGGCGACTTCCGGCGCGAAGCCCTCGACATGCTGCGCCTCTTTGGTCATGAAGCTCACGGGGATAAAGAGCGGGAAGTAGGCATTGACATGCCCCGTGTCCTTGATGCGCTTGTCGAGCCCCTGCTGGATCATCTCCCAGATCGCGTAGCCCGTGGGCTTGATGACCATACAGCCGCGCACCGGGGAGTAGTCCGAGAGGTCCGCCTCTTTGACGATATCGAGATACCACTGCGAGTAGTCTTTCTCGCGGGTTGTGATTGCTTGTTTTGCCATAGTGTTTTATCGAGAGGAAAAGATGTGGCGCTAAAAACGCCCGCCCGATTGTATCGGATCACGCAAAAAAAATCCCCGACATTCGTTGTCGGGGGGGGAGGGATATTCTCTTCGCGCTCGTAAAAGCGACACTTCGAAGAGACGCAAGCTCTATGCCAGAAGCGTAACCCACCCTAAATTTTTTTCGTCTAGGAGATTGTATGATCGCCCTCGACGGTGAACGTCCCGAAAGATTAAGAACATGAGAACCCTCCCCACGGCTTTGGGAATCGCGGCCTCGGTCATGCTCTGGAAAACGTGGGAGCATCACATAACACAGGAGCGCTCGGGGACGCTGACGATGCTTCCTCCTTACAGTGGCCGCTTTCCTGACTCTTGGGCGCTCGCCATCAGTGACCAGGGAGGGATTGCGGGAATCGCATTTAAGCCCGATAGGTCGGACAATATCCCCATTTACTGGGAGAACCCGAGCGCCCCTCCTCGCTCACTTCCCCACCCCCAGGGAGCGGACACGGCGCGGCTTCGGGCTCTCTCTCACGATGGGCGTTTTCTAGTGGGTCAGAGTGAGCGTTTCCGTGATACGGGCACCCATGCGACACTCTGGCACCCCCAAGGTGTCACCGTTCTGCCGTCTTTAACCGGCGCACGCTTCTCCGTGGCAACCGGTGTCAATACGGCGGGAGTGGCAGTGGGCTATGTTGATTTTGGCGATGAGGAGCCGCGTGCAAGCTATCGGTACCGTGGATATAGGGCGGTTCTCTGGAAAGACGGCCTCGTGGAGTTTCTCGATGAGGAAGAGCGTGGAATCGCCGCAGCGATCAACGACTCGGGGCTGATTGCGGGCTATAGTACGGGCCAGCCCGTTGTGTGGCAGAAAGCCCGTAAGTACCTGCTCAAGGGAGGGCCGGGGCAGGCCAAGGCGCTCTCCCTCGCCGGAGTGATCGGAGGAGTGCTGGCAGGAAAGCCCACGATTTGGTCTCAGCTAAGAGCTACCCCAAAGCTTCTGGCCACCCCAGAAAGGGTCCCCGGCGAAGTACGAGCCGTCAACGACCGTGGCCAAGCCGTGGGTGTGGTGTTCGATCCCAAGGCGAAGGCCCCTCGGGGGGCGTACTGGGAAGACGGCACGTTTCGTGATCCCAATACCCTCATCCCGGCGGGCTCGAACTTTCGCGAGCTCTTTCCCCAGGAGCTGAATAGCCGCGGCCAGCTTGTCGGGGTGGGGTATACCAACCGCGACGAGCTCCGCGGGTTTATCTACACACCTTGAGCTTCGCCGCCGGTTGGAAACCGGCGTCTGCAATGACCTTCGGCCACAAAGCCCGGGCACCCTCCGGGTGCGGGCTACCAAACTGATTCCCAGCCCGGCACGGGCTTTGCAGCCGCAGGCTACTGCGGACGCCCAATTCCATTGGGCGAACTCGCTGTAGAATAGGGGTATGCAAACCGTTGACTTGGCAAGGCTGCGCACGGGGCATCCCCGGCTGATCGTCTTGGACTCCGAGCTAGAGCGGGTGAAGACACTCGCGACAAGCGATCCCAATGCCACACGCTACCGCGAGAACCTCACCGCGGCGGGGGAGAAGCTGCTGGCCGACCCCACGACGGTCGAGTACAAGCTGATCGGGCCGCGCCTGCTGGACCAGAGCCGCAAGTGCCTCTCGCGCATCTACACCCTGGCGGCGCTCTGGCGGCTCGATGGCGACAAGAAGTGGGTGGAGCGGGCGAAGAAAGAGCTCTTTGCCGCCGCCGCCTTCCCGGACTGGAACCCGTCGCACTTTCTCGATGTCGCCGAGATGACCCATGCCTTTGCCATTGGCTACGACTGGCTCTATCACGGCCTCACCACCGACGAAAAAACGCTCCTCAAGACCGCGATCGTGGAGAAGGGGCTCCGGCGCGGCGAGGAGGCCTACAAGGGGACCAAGCCGTGGAGGTGGTGGACCACGGTGCACCATAACTGGAACCAGGTCTGCAATGGAGGAATGGGCCTGGGAGCGCTGGCAATCGCCGACGAAGAGCCGCAATTAGCATCTTTTATTCTCCATAGCGCCCTAAAGTCGCTCCCCGCGGCCATGGCCTCGTTTGGCCCCGATGGCGGCTGGAACGAGGGGCCGGGCTACTGGGACTACACCGTGCGCTACACGGTTCCTCTGATCGCCGCGCTGGAGTCCGCGCTGGGCTCGGACTTTGGGCTCGCCACCGCAAATGGCTTCGACCGCACGGGGACCTTCCGGCTCTACTTTGTCGGCCCCACCGGGAAGGTCTTCAACTACGCCGACGGCGGCGATAACTCCGGGGCCGCCCCAGAAATGCGCTGGCTGGCACGGCGCTTCAAGCAGCCCCTCTACGACTGGGAGGCGAATCGGGGGGCGGGGCGCTTTGGCGGCACCATGGACCTGCTCTGGTACACCGCCGCTAGTAGCAATCCCAAGAAGGCAAATGCGCCCCTGGACAATGTCTTTCGTGGGATCGACGCCGCCTTCCTGCGCTCGGACTGGGGCAGTAAAGAGGCGCTCTGGGTGGGCTTCAAGGGCGGGGACAACGCCGCCAACCACTCCCACCTGGACCTGGGGACCTTTGTCTTCGATGCGCTGGGCGAGCGCTTTGTGATGGAGCTGGGGCCAGACAACTACAACCTGCCCACCTACTTCGGCGACAAGCGCTGGACCTACTACCGCCTCCGCACCGAGGGGCAGAACACACTCACGCTCGATGGCGAGAACCAGGCGACCAAGGCGAAAGCCCCTCTGCTCGCCTTCTCCCCACAGGGCTACGCGGTCGCGGATCTCACGGCGGGCTACGTCCAGGCGAGCAAGCTCTGGCGCGGGGTCGCGCTGGTGGAGGGGCGCAAGGCGCTCCTGATCCAGGACGAGCTCACGGCCAAGCAGCCGGTCGAGGTAGGCTGGCGTATCCACACCCTGGCCCAGCTCGCGGTCAGCGGGGCGGAGGCCACGCTCACGCTCAAGGGGAAGACCTGCACCGCGCGGATTCTCGAGCCCGCCGGGGCGGTGTTTGTTGCCGAAGAAGTCGTGATCGCGCCGGTCGAGGGGAGCAAGGAGCAGCCCAAGCCTACCAAGGGGGAGCGTCGCCTCCTAGTACGCCTCGCCAGTAAGGTGACCCAGACCCGAATCGCGGTGCTGCTCACGCCCGGCGATGGCCCCAAGACAACCCCGCTCCGGCCCCTCCGCGACTGGGTGAGCGCCGCGCCGTCGCTCCCACGCCTCGGGGGCGGGCTCTAGCGCATGTGAGCCTGCCCCTGTAGACAATACGAGTTTTTCCCGACAATCAGGGGCATGGCTCGTCTCTCCGATAAGAAAATCGCATGGCTACTCTTCACGGTCGCCGCGCTGGTCTACGCGCTCACCCTCTGTAGAACCATCTACACCGGAGACGACGGAGACTTCGAGACCGCCATGGCAACACTCGGAGTCTGCCACCCCACGGGCTATCCCCTCTTCACCCTCCTGGGACGAGCCTTCCTCCTGGGACTAGCACCCGTCATCGACGAGCCCGCCCTGCGCATCAACCTCATGACCGCCCTCTTTGGCGCGGGCGCGGTGGGGATGTTCTACCGCTTTGTCGCCACTGTCGTTCCCTCGCGAGTCGTCGCCGCGAGTGCCGCCCTGCTGCTGGCCTTCGCTCCCACGCTCTGGCAGCAGTCGCTCTCGTGCGAGGTCTACACGCTCACGGCGCTGTTTCTGTGCACGGTGCTCTGGCTGAGCGTGCGGCTGGAGCGGGGTGAGCAGGTGCTGGGTCCGCTGGTGCTGGTCTATGGTCTTGCGCTGACCAACAACCTGACGATGGCGCTGTTCCTGCCGGGCTTCTTGGTGTTTGCGTGGCGTCGTGTGGGCTTCAAGCGGCTCTTCTTGTGCGTGCCACTGTTTGTGCTCCCGCTGCTGCTCTATGCCTATGTCCCCCTCGCCGCCAAGTACGGACACTCGCCGCTCAAGTGGGGGGACCCACAGACCTGGCCGGCGTTCTTCCAGCATGTCAATGGCTCGCAGTACCGCCCGCTGATGTTCACCCAGCCCCTCGCAACCTGGCACCTACGGCTCTGGGAGTACGCCAAAGGGGCGCTCTGGGTGGAGTTTGGGGGGCACTTTCTGGTCTTTGCGATCCCCGGCATGGTGGCGCTCTGGCGACGCCAGCGTCCGGTGCTTTGTCTGACTGCCTGGATCTTTGCGGTAGATATTGTCTACGCGACCAACTACGCCATCAGCGATATCTATGTCTACTACATTCCCTCGTATCTCTGCATGGCGGTCTGGATCGGGGTAGGCCTCTCCGAGCTGGGCGGCTGGCTGGTGCGTGTTCGTCCCCAGCTGGTCCGCCCGCTCGCGCTCCTGCTCCTGCTCACGCCCCTGGTCCAGATGACCACCCACCTGACCTCTACGGATAAGAGCAGCAACTTTCTGGAGGCAGACTTTGCGAGCAATATCCTGGCAAGCGCACCCAAAGACGCGGTGGTGCTCAATACCAACAACACGATCTTTACGCTCTGGTACCTGAAGTTTGTCAAGCACCAGCGCCCGGATGTGGCGGTCCTGAACGTGGACTTGCTGGAGGGGACTCTCAACAACAACGCGGCCTGGTACTTCGAGCACCTGCAGAGCCAGTGGCCCAGTGTTCCCTCGCCGCTGGGGCTCCCGACCAAGGCCACCAGCGATGGCACCTACCTCCAGCTCCTGGTCCGAACCGCGCTGGCGGAGGGGCGGCCCGTGCTCCTGGTCTCCGACGACCGGCAGGACGGCCTGAGCATGGAGGCGGGCCAGCCTTCGCTCAACGACCGCCTCAAGCCCTTCACCCGGCGACCGTGGGGGATCACGCAGCGCCTCTACGAGCCGGGAACGGAGCCGACCGACACGGAGCTGGTCGCGCAGAACGCCGCGCTCTGGCAGGGCTTTCAGACACGTGGGGTCTACGCGGGCTGGAAAGACGGCGACCCGCTCCAGCTGCATATCCTCGTGCGCTACTTCAACGCCCACAAGGCCCTCGCCCCCCTCGCCGAGAGGCTGGGACAGAGCGAGCTGGCCCGTGAGCACTACGCCGGGGCCAACTTCCTCTTCCAAGACCCCGAGGTCGCGGCCGGGCTCAAGCGGCTCCCCCCGAGGCCTGCCAACGAGCCCTAGTGGGACATCCTCTTGGCTCTTTTCCCCGCAGTGAGCTCGTCCCAGGTGCGGGGGACGACAAGCACTTCGAGAGGGAGCTGGTAGGCGAGCCGGATCTGGCGCTCGTAGGCGGCAGACGAGATAGACTCCCGGAGCTGCACCTGCCAGGTCTCTTCCTGGCCGGTGTGCGGGTGTGCATAGCCCATCTGCTCCCGGAGGCGGGAGAAGGCACCCGAGAGAAGCGCGGCGCGCTCCGGGGAGCCGTGGCGCAGCTCGACCCCTTGCTCGAAGTAGAGCGTGTACATCAGCCCCGCCAGAGAGCGGTTTTGCAGTGCCCAGTGCTGCCCAAACTTGAGCTGTGCGTAGGCCTCCGCCAGGCGCCCTTGGCCATCGAGGGCCAGAAAGAGCCCCATGCCGATATTGGCCTGGTAGCGCGAGTGGGGCGAGTCGTAGAGCAGGGCCTCCCGAGACGCCGCCTCTGCCTCTTGCCAGAGGGCCTTGGAGCGCTTTGGGTCACTCGGAGTGAGAGCCTCGGCAAGGGGGTTGAGTACCCGGTTGAGCGAGACAAGCGCACGAACCAGTGTGGGGGGATCGCCCAAGGCACGGGCTTCGTCGAGCGCGACCCGCTGGAGCCCCACGGCGTCCTCGTGGCGCTTGCGCTGCGACGCCGTGTAGCTCTGGTGGGTGAGGGCCTCCAGTGCCCAGCGTGGGGCCTGGTGGCGCAGGGCCTCGGTGCGGAGCTCTTGGGCAAGCTGGTCCATCTCGTCCCAGCGCCCGAGATCGTTGTAGAGCATCAGGGCACGGTGCAGGAGCTCGAAGCGGAGGGCGGGCGGCTCGACCGTGCGCCAAGCGTCCACGGCGCGCTCGGCCCAGGGGGTGGCGCGGCGGTGGTGGCCTCGGATGAAGCTAAAGGTCAGAAAGCCCGTCAGGCCCTGCCAGAAGAGGTCCGTGGGGGCGCTCCCGCCTCGCTCTAGGGCAGCCAGCAAGTTCTCCAGATCGGACTCCAGCGGGCCGAACGTGCGGACATCGTGCTCCGTGGCACGGGCAAGGAGTGTCAGAAAGTAGGCGGCATGGCGCTGGCTGAGGAGCTCTTTTTCCGAGCACTGCTCGTTGGCGAACTGGCGCAGGGTCTCCAGGAACCCAAAGCGCATGTTCCCCGTGAGCGCATCTTCCTGCACGGTAATCAGCGAGCGCTGGACCAGCTCATCTAGAAACGTATCGGCCTCGGGGAGGGCTTGGATCGCCTCGACCGCCTCCTGGGTCCAGCCGCCCTGGAAGAGGGCGAGGCCATAGAAGAAGCGGCGCAGCTCGGGGGAGAGGAGGTCCACACTGCTCTGGATCACCGCGCGGAGCGAGCGGTGGCGCTCGGGGATGTCCCGCTGGGTTGCGGCGAGGCCGAGCACGCTCTCGGAGAGGGCGAGGGCGATCTGGCTGGGGGTCTGGGTGCGGGTGCGGGCGGCGGCGAGCTCCAGCGCTAGGGGCATTCCCTCCAGCCTCTGGCAGATGGTCACCAGCGCCTCCGTGTGCCGCGGTGTCAGGGAGAAGTCCGGGTGGGCGTGGCGGGCACGGTCACAGAACAGGGCGACCGCGGGAAACTCCAGCAGGCGCGCCGGCGAGGTGGTTGCGTGCGGGGGCTCCAGCGGCTCCAAGAGCACCACGGACTCCCCTTGGATATCCAGCGGCTGGCGGCTCGTCACCAGGATCGTCAGCGCCGGCGCGTGCGCCAGGAGCGCCAGAACAAGTGCCGAGGCAGCGCTCAGGACATGCTCGGCGTTGTCGAGGATCAGCAGGAACGCGCCACGGCGCACCAGGAGTCCTTGGAGCGTTTCGAGGGGATCGGTCTCGTTGCGGGCCTGCACCCCGAGCGCCTGGAGCGTAAACTCCGCGAGACGTCCCGGGTCGGTGAGCTCGGCGAGGGGGACAAAGGTGCTGGGGAGCGGGAGGCGGCGGGCGGTCTCGACCGCTAGGCGGCTCTTGCCCATCCCTCCGGGGCCGATCAGGGAGACTAGGCGGTTGCTGGTGAGGGTCTCGATCAGCCGCTCGCTCTCGGTCTCGCGCCCAAAGAACTGGGTCAGGTAGACCGGAAGCTGGCGCGTGATCGCTCGCTCGGGTGTCTCGGGGGGCGTGGGCGCGGCGTGTATCACGGCCGAGGGAAGCCCCTCGCGGAGGGCCTCCAGCCGCTCGCGCTCCGTGAGAATCCAGTCGTCGTAGAAGCCCGGAAGGAGCGGTCCCGTGGCGAGCTGCGCGGCGAGGGCACGCTCCCCTTGCTGGAGGGCGTGGTCGAAGGCGACCACATCGCACCAGACACTCTCGCGCCGGAGCCGGACATAGCCCGCGCGGCTGGCATCCAGTACCGAGCCGGGGGCCATGCCGGGGAGCTCCAGCTGGTGGCGCAGGGAGCTCAGCGAGAAGCGCAGGCGGTTTGCCGTTGTCTGCGGGTCTTCGTCGGGCCAGAGCATCTCGGCGAGCTCCTCGCGGGGGCAGTCGCGCCCTAGGTGCAGGCAGAGATAGGCCAGGAGCGCCGCCACCCGCTGGGAGCGGAAGCGGCGCACTTCAGCGCCCTCGGCGGTGAGGAGCCGAGGGCCATCAAAGAGCGCGATACGCCAGAGAGGCTCCACTTAGGGCGTCTTGATGTCGTAGCACCAGAGGCAGCCCATGTCGCGGATGTAGAGCTTCCCCCCGGCGATAATCGGGTACGCCCAGGCCTTGGCCTGGCCTCGGTCGGGCTGGTTGGGCGGCGAGAAACGGCCCTTCTCCTTGTAGCCCGTGGGTGTGGCCTCGACCAGCGCAACCTCGCCGTTATCGCCGTGCAGGAAGAGCAGACCATCGGCGGAGCAGACCGCCGCGGAGCCCACCGAGCGCTCGTCCCAGAGAACCTTACCCGTGGCAAAATCGCTACAGAATAGGGTCGCACGGTTCGTCCCGTAGAGGTAGTTGCCCACCTTGACCGCGCCTCCCAGACCGTTGTAGCCCTTGCGCTCGACGTAGACCGGGTCCGCGGTAAAGCTCCCTGCCGCCGCCGCGATCTTCGCCACACCACCCGCGGTTGCTGCGGCGCTATAGACCATGTTCCCTGCCGCGATCGGCGTGAAGGCATGCATCTGGAACTGCGTGTCGAAGGTCTTGTCGAAGCGCCAGAGGAGCTTTCCCGATGCCGCCTCCACCCCGACCAGGCTCTTGCTCAGGTGCTGGACATACTGGCGTACGCCGTCGAGCTCCACCGCAATCGCGGAGGCGTAGCTGGCCACTTTCTCGCCGGGGATCGCGCTCTTCCAGAGGGTCGCGCCGGTCTTTTTGTCGAGTGCCACCATCGCGGCCGTCTCACTGCCCGGGCAGACAATCACCTTGTTGCCGTCCACGAGTGGCGACTCAGCATAGGCCCAGACCCCCGCGGTCCCGCCGAAGTCCGTGCGCAGGCTCTTCTTCCAGACCTGCTTGCCGGTTGCTGTATCGACGCAAGCTAGGTCGCCATCCGAGCTGAGCGCGTAGAGGAGCTTGCCATCGACCGTGGGGGTGGAGCGTGCCCCGGGATAGTTGGGCTGCTGCTTCGGGTTGCCCACCGCGCCGAGCCGGGTGGACCAGAGCAGCTTGCCATTGGTGGTGCTGTAGGCGCGGACAAACTCATTCTCCAGCCCCTCGTTGCTCAGCACATAGAGCCGATTCCCCACCACCACCGGAGTCGAGTACCCCGAGCCGATATCC
This genomic interval from Armatimonas rosea contains the following:
- a CDS encoding PQQ-binding-like beta-propeller repeat protein, whose product is MKIRNLALVALALTAVGTVARADDWAQWRGPKRDGISQEKGLLKAWPASGPKLVWQVKDIGSGYSTPVVVGNRLYVLSNEGLENEFVRAYSTTNGKLLWSTRLGAVGNPKQQPNYPGARSTPTVDGKLLYALSSDGDLACVDTATGKQVWKKSLRTDFGGTAGVWAYAESPLVDGNKVIVCPGSETAAMVALDKKTGATLWKSAIPGEKVASYASAIAVELDGVRQYVQHLSKSLVGVEAASGKLLWRFDKTFDTQFQMHAFTPIAAGNMVYSAAATAGGVAKIAAAAGSFTADPVYVERKGYNGLGGAVKVGNYLYGTNRATLFCSDFATGKVLWDERSVGSAAVCSADGLLFLHGDNGEVALVEATPTGYKEKGRFSPPNQPDRGQAKAWAYPIIAGGKLYIRDMGCLWCYDIKTP
- a CDS encoding AAA family ATPase, with amino-acid sequence MEPLWRIALFDGPRLLTAEGAEVRRFRSQRVAALLAYLCLHLGRDCPREELAEMLWPDEDPQTTANRLRFSLSSLRHQLELPGMAPGSVLDASRAGYVRLRRESVWCDVVAFDHALQQGERALAAQLATGPLLPGFYDDWILTERERLEALREGLPSAVIHAAPTPPETPERAITRQLPVYLTQFFGRETESERLIETLTSNRLVSLIGPGGMGKSRLAVETARRLPLPSTFVPLAELTDPGRLAEFTLQALGVQARNETDPLETLQGLLVRRGAFLLILDNAEHVLSAASALVLALLAHAPALTILVTSRQPLDIQGESVVLLEPLEPPHATTSPARLLEFPAVALFCDRARHAHPDFSLTPRHTEALVTICQRLEGMPLALELAAARTRTQTPSQIALALSESVLGLAATQRDIPERHRSLRAVIQSSVDLLSPELRRFFYGLALFQGGWTQEAVEAIQALPEADTFLDELVQRSLITVQEDALTGNMRFGFLETLRQFANEQCSEKELLSQRHAAYFLTLLARATEHDVRTFGPLESDLENLLAALERGGSAPTDLFWQGLTGFLTFSFIRGHHRRATPWAERAVDAWRTVEPPALRFELLHRALMLYNDLGRWDEMDQLAQELRTEALRHQAPRWALEALTHQSYTASQRKRHEDAVGLQRVALDEARALGDPPTLVRALVSLNRVLNPLAEALTPSDPKRSKALWQEAEAASREALLYDSPHSRYQANIGMGLFLALDGQGRLAEAYAQLKFGQHWALQNRSLAGLMYTLYFEQGVELRHGSPERAALLSGAFSRLREQMGYAHPHTGQEETWQVQLRESISSAAYERQIRLAYQLPLEVLVVPRTWDELTAGKRAKRMSH
- a CDS encoding glycosyltransferase family 117 protein, with amino-acid sequence MARLSDKKIAWLLFTVAALVYALTLCRTIYTGDDGDFETAMATLGVCHPTGYPLFTLLGRAFLLGLAPVIDEPALRINLMTALFGAGAVGMFYRFVATVVPSRVVAASAALLLAFAPTLWQQSLSCEVYTLTALFLCTVLWLSVRLERGEQVLGPLVLVYGLALTNNLTMALFLPGFLVFAWRRVGFKRLFLCVPLFVLPLLLYAYVPLAAKYGHSPLKWGDPQTWPAFFQHVNGSQYRPLMFTQPLATWHLRLWEYAKGALWVEFGGHFLVFAIPGMVALWRRQRPVLCLTAWIFAVDIVYATNYAISDIYVYYIPSYLCMAVWIGVGLSELGGWLVRVRPQLVRPLALLLLLTPLVQMTTHLTSTDKSSNFLEADFASNILASAPKDAVVLNTNNTIFTLWYLKFVKHQRPDVAVLNVDLLEGTLNNNAAWYFEHLQSQWPSVPSPLGLPTKATSDGTYLQLLVRTALAEGRPVLLVSDDRQDGLSMEAGQPSLNDRLKPFTRRPWGITQRLYEPGTEPTDTELVAQNAALWQGFQTRGVYAGWKDGDPLQLHILVRYFNAHKALAPLAERLGQSELAREHYAGANFLFQDPEVAAGLKRLPPRPANEP